In one window of Macaca thibetana thibetana isolate TM-01 chromosome 5, ASM2454274v1, whole genome shotgun sequence DNA:
- the GRPEL1 gene encoding grpE protein homolog 1, mitochondrial encodes MAAQCVRLARRSLPALALSLRPSPRLLCTATKQKNSGQNLEEDVGQSEQKADPPATEKTLLEEKVKLEEQLKETVEKYKRALADTENLRQRSQKLVEEAKLYGIQAFCKDLLEVADVLEKATQCVPKEEIKDDNPHLKNLYEGLVMTEVQIQKVFTKHGLLKLNPVGAKFDPYEHEALFHTPVEGKEPGTVALVSKVGYKLHGRTLRPALVGVVKEA; translated from the exons ATGGCGGCTCAGTGCGTGAGGCTGGCGCGGCGCAGTCTTCCGGCTTTGGCGTTGTCTCTCAG GCCATCTCCCCGGTTGTTGTGCACAGCCACGAAACAAAAGAACAGTGGCCAGAACCTGGAAGAGGACGTGGGTCAGAGTGAACAGAAAGCAGATCCTCCTGCTACAGAGAAGACCCTCCTGGAAGAGAAGGTTAAGTTGGAGGAGCAGCTGAAGGAGACTGTG gaaaaatataaacGAGCTTTGGCAGACACCGAGAACTTGCGGCAGAGGAGCCAGAAATTGGTGGAGGAGGCAAAATTATATG GCATTCAAGCCTTCTGCAAGGACTTGTTGGAGGTGGCAGACGTTCTGGAGAAGGCAACACAGTGTGTTcctaaagaagaaattaaagacgATAACCCTCACCTGAAGAACCTCTATGAGGGGCTGGTCATGACTGAAGTCCAGATCCAGAAGGTGTTCACAAAGCATGGCTTGCTCAAGTTGAACCCTGTCGGAGCCAAGTTCGACCCTTATGAACATGAGGCCTTGTTCCACACGCCCGTTGAGGGGAaggagccgggcacagtggccctaGTTAGCAAAGTGGGGTACAAGCTGCATGGGCGCACTCTGAGACCCGCCCTGGTGGGGGTGGTGAAGGAAGCTTAG